A segment of the Alphaproteobacteria bacterium genome:
TCATGGTCAGGCCGAACAGCGCGATGCAGATGCTGCGGCCGGGAAAGCCGGCGGTGCTCTGCGCCTTGGCGAACAGCCAGGCGGCGACCACGGCGAAACCCGGCTTCAGGAATTCGGTCGGCTGCAGCGAGAAGCCGGCGACGTTGATCCAGCGCTGGGCGCCCTTGATCTCCTCGCCGATCACCAGCGTCGCCGCCGATGCGGCTAGCCCGCCGACGAACATCAGCAGCGCCAGCCGCCGCACCCCGCGCGGCGACAGCATCGACACGCCGAGCATCAGCGCGATCGCCAGCGGCAGCATCATGAACTGCCGCTCGACGAAGTGGAACGACGGCAGCGGGATGCGCTCCGCCGCCGGCGGGCCGGCGGCCAGGATCAGCAGGATGCCGATGGCGATGACCAGCATCACCGCCACCAGGTTCCAGCGGTCGACGGTCCACCACCAGCGGCCGACGATCGAGCGGTCGATACGGGTGAAGCTGCTCATGCCGGCGCCCCGGGGTTCTCGGCGGCCGCCCGGGCCAGCGCCGCGAAGGCGTCGCCGCGGGCCTCGAAGTTGGCGAACTGGTCGAACGAGGCGCAGGCCGGCGACAGCAGCACCACGCCGTCGCCGGCGGCACGGGCGCCGGCGAAGGCGTCGGCCACGGCGCGCGCCAGCGTGCCGCTGCGGGTGGCGGGAACCGTGCCGGCCAGGGTCGCGGCGAAGTCCGCGGCGGCTTCGCCGATCAGATAGGCGTGGGCGATGCGGCCGAACAGCGGCCGCAGCGCCTCGATGCCGCCGGCCTTGGGCACGCCGCCGGCAATCCAGTGGATGCGCTCGAAGCAGGCCAGCGCATGGGCGGCGGCCTCGGCATTGGTCGCCTTGCTGTCGTTGACGAACCGCACGCCGCCGGCTTCGGCAACGATCTGGATGCGGTGGGCGAGGCCGGCGAAGCTGGCAAGGCCGGCCGCGATCGTCCGCGGCGACAGCTTCAGCATGCGCACCGCGGCATAGGCGGCGACCGCATTCTGCCAGTTGTGGCGGCCGGGCAGGCCGGCCGCGGCGGTCAGGTCGACGGGCGCCGCCGGCGCATCGTCGAGCCGGTCGTGCAGCCGGCCGGCCGCGTCGACGTGGAACAGGCACTCGCTGTCGTCGCCGGTGCCGACCCGGACCACGTGGCGGCCGGCGCTGGCGAGGTCGGCGGCAATCGCCCGCGTCCATTCGTCGTCGACGCACACGATGGCGACGTCGTCGGCGTCCATGCGGTCGAACAGCCGGCGCTTGGCGGCGACATAGCCGTCCATGCCGCCGTGCCGGTCGAGATGGTCGGGGGTGACGTTCAGCAGCACGGCGACCCGGAAGCGGCCGCGGTCGATCAGCTCGAGCTGGTAGGACGACAGCTCGATCACATAGACGCCGTCGGGCCCGAGCCGCGGCAGCGACAGCGCCGGCGCGCCGATGTTGCCGCCGACGGCGCAGGGCACGCCGGCGCTGGCCAGCAGGTGTCCGATCAGCGCGGTGGTGGTCGACTTGCCGTTGGTGCCGGTGATCCCGACCAGCGGCGTGTCGCCGGCCGCCTCGGCCAGCAGTGCGATGTCGCTGACCAGCGGACAGCCGGCTCGCGCCGCCGCGGTGGCGGCCGGATGCGGCTGCGGGTGCAGATGCGGAATGCCCGGGCTCCATACGATCATGCGGAACCCGGCCAGGTCCTGGCGGTCGAGCGGCGCCAGCGTCACGTCGGGCCGCGCCACGCGCCCGCGCGCGGCTTCGCCGTCGTCCCAGGCGGTCA
Coding sequences within it:
- the murD gene encoding UDP-N-acetylmuramoyl-L-alanine--D-glutamate ligase, producing MTAPSASLDLSRYAGARCGVMGLARSGLAAAEALADAGAAVTAWDDGEAARGRVARPDVTLAPLDRQDLAGFRMIVWSPGIPHLHPQPHPAATAAARAGCPLVSDIALLAEAAGDTPLVGITGTNGKSTTTALIGHLLASAGVPCAVGGNIGAPALSLPRLGPDGVYVIELSSYQLELIDRGRFRVAVLLNVTPDHLDRHGGMDGYVAAKRRLFDRMDADDVAIVCVDDEWTRAIAADLASAGRHVVRVGTGDDSECLFHVDAAGRLHDRLDDAPAAPVDLTAAAGLPGRHNWQNAVAAYAAVRMLKLSPRTIAAGLASFAGLAHRIQIVAEAGGVRFVNDSKATNAEAAAHALACFERIHWIAGGVPKAGGIEALRPLFGRIAHAYLIGEAAADFAATLAGTVPATRSGTLARAVADAFAGARAAGDGVVLLSPACASFDQFANFEARGDAFAALARAAAENPGAPA